From Arachis hypogaea cultivar Tifrunner chromosome 3, arahy.Tifrunner.gnm2.J5K5, whole genome shotgun sequence:
CGTCTCCGTCCCCGTATTCCCCACACTCCCCGAATatattaaattacttaaatacccttaagaatttagtttttattttggttttttagtcatttcactttatttatatatatatatatatatatatattatatatatatatatatatatatatatatatatatatattgaaaagtgaaaaccctaatttcttctcTTCCCAGAATCCCAATTCGCACAGAGGCATAGAGCGCCGCGCATTGCAAAAATGTTGGGAAAAAATTCAAGCCGCATTGCTATAACTATTGACATGTGGAGTGCTGATTGTCAAAACAAAGGCTATATGACGATTACAGCTCACTTTATTGATGATGATTGGAACTTGCAATGTCGACttataaagtattatttatgCTTTTAGcatcttttaaatatttgattttttaatgtcATTATATTTACATTATTCTAGGTTTGCATATGTGCCTGCACCTCATACTGCTTGAAGTTCTTAGTGATACTTTGGTGAATTTCTTGTATGATTGGAACATAGATAGAAAATTATCAACTTTAACAGTTGATAATTATAGTACAAATTATGCCATGATTCATCTTCTACTTGATAAGATTTCATCATCTAACTTTGTTAAGAGAGGGGAATTTTTTCACATGCGTTGTTGTGCTCACATTGTTAATCTGATTGTGAAAGATGGCATGAATGCAATATATGGTTCTATTGAAAAAATCAGAGATAGTGTTTCTTTTTGGGTTGCAACACAGAAGAGGGAAGAAAAATTTGTAGAGACTTGTAggcaattaaatattaattataggagAAAGCTTGCACTTGATTGTAGAACTAGATGGAATTCAATTTATCTAATGCTTGCTTCTGCTTTGCcatatagagaagtttttgagcGTTTAAGACACCGTGAATCTCTGTATAAAGTTGTACCATCTGATGATGAGTGGGAAATGGCAAATGAACTTGTTGATAAATTAGAAGTCTTTTATAGTGTGACTGAATTATTCTCTAGCACTTTATATCCAACGATAAATTTGTACATTCCCAAGGTATGTGAAATGAGATTGACATTAAATGAGTGGTTGTGTAGTTCAAATGAGATAGTTCATAGAATAGCAATAAATATGATTAGTAAGTTTGAAAAGTATTGGGATCAAATTAATGAAGTCATGGCTGTGGGAGCTATCTTAGACCCTAGGTATAAGATGAagttattgaaaattttttttcctaaaatataTGGATCTCAAAGTGAAAATCATCTGAGCAAGGTGAAGAAAATGATGGAAGAATTAGTATGTGAATATCAACTTAAGGCTAGGGTTAAAAGAATAGCAATAAATGATGATAATTCAACTTCTACTTTGGATGTTGGACATGATGAAGGATCTTCAAAGAGAAAATTTAACTCTATCTACTTGCAATTTGTGAAAAATACATCTGAAGACTGCGCCACGAAAACTAAGTTGGATTTCTATTTGGAAGAGAGTGTTATGGTAGATAaaacaaatttagaaaaatttgaCATTTTGGGCTACTGAAAAAATATTAGAGTGAAATATCCAACTTTACAAAAGATTGCAAGAGATTTTTTAGCCATTCCTATTTCTACTGTTACCTCAGAGTCTGCTTTTAGCACCGGTGGTCGAGTTATACATCCACATCGCAATAAATTGGATTGTGAACTTGTTGCGGCGTTAATTTGCACTCAGCACCGGATACACTCTTCAGGTAAAAGTTCTAATAACtcaaattttatttcatattaaaGTTCAATTTCATGTTAAATTTAACTCTTGTAAATTGTTGGTTGATATAATATAGATAAATCAGGGTCgaaaattccaattccttgggacTATGTGATGGATATGGGGATTTAGGAGTttaggtaattatttttttattatgtcaaattcATATTAAATATATGATATTCTTTTTTATGATGTATGTTAACATATtcatatttgtgttttattttaacAGAGAACATGGAGTTGTTTGTTGGAAGTTGAAGACTTTATTTTATGGCTTTTTTTAAGAATGGaagttgtattttaaaatttcgttttatggattatgatttcttattttatatttcttgattTGTAAGTTGTAATCTTGGATAAGACATGTATATTTATGTGTTGTAATaatattttgtcattttttttattttttattgtaattttcatataaatattCAACATAAAGAGATGGAGAATGGGGATCCGCGGAGAACACAGAGAACGCGGAAAATGGGGATGGGGCAATTATCTCCCCACGGCGGGGATTGGGACGGGGACGGGACAAAATCTGAGGGCGGAgacggggagcagggaggcatcccccgcccccgccccgccccattgacatccctatacCGTGTCACTATTATTCCCCCTCAAACCAAGGTGGATCTTGGAGTAACCTTGAGTTTGGTTTTGAATTTATCAAAGAGAGCAATAGAAACTGATTTAGTGAATATATCTACAACTTGATCAAGGGCACTTATGTGAACAACTTGAAGCCACTGTGTAAAATGGGGTTTGCGGCCAAAAGAACAGCCGAAATGTTATCATAGTAAAGTGTAGGAATGCCATGTGGTGTGATGCGAAGCTCTTTTAACAAGTCAAGAATCCAAATCAATTCAGAATCAGCTGCTGCAATCCCTCTGTACTCTTCTTTAGTGCTGGATCTACTAACTGAGCTTTGCTTTCTACTTGACTAAGAGATTTAAATTGGAACCAAGGTATACACAATAACCACAGGTGGATTTTCGTTCATCAATATCAGACCCCCAATCTGAATCAGAAAAGGCAAACAACCTGAGTAACTAATTTCAGGCCTTGTTAAAGTAGCATATTAAATGGAACCTACCACTGATCTATAAAGAGTAGGATTATCAAAGGATTTTGCACCTTGACTAGATAACTTAACACTTGAAATCATCGGGATGTGAACGAGTATTATTGAAACCAAATGAAGATAAAGTGGATGCCAATTTAAGAAACCATGCACGAGGGGGCTGTTTGAGGCCATAAAGAGATTTGTTGAGCTTGCAAACCTGAGAAGAATTACCACAATGAAAGCCAGGAGGTTGTTGCATATAGATCAATTTAGTTAAATCCCCATTTAGGAAaacattattaaatttaattacattGCTTAATTGGCTAATTACAAGATAAAACAATCGTTAAAATGATTCATATGGTTTGCCGGTTTTATGACAGGTGCAAAAACCTGGTCATAATCCACACCTTCAAGTTGATGGTTGCCTTTAGCAACCAACCTTGTTTTATACTTAAGAACCATATCGTCTGGTTGTCTTTTGATTGCGTAGGCCCATCTACAACCAATAAATTGTTTATTTGGATCTGGATTAGTAATAGTCCAAGTATTTGTTTTATATAAAGCATTAGGTTCCTCAATCATAACATTTTTCCAATGATCACAACTAAAGGCTTGTTTAATAGTAGATGGAGTATTATTATAAAGATCAATTGCAGGAGCAGCATAAGCAGTAAATAGTTTAGGTCTAGAAATACCATTTTCAggagtttctttggttttgtaaTAGTGATTTAGCTTATCTATCAACGTCACTGAACACGTGTCACATCTGACGGGGATAttcgattttaaaattaaagaaaaattattgaGAATGGTGGTTTATTGGAAAGACTCTGAGTGTGACTCTTCATTTTGCGCTCTTTATCTCATGAAATCCTTGCCCTAACAGAGTCCTCTGTAACTTGATCACAATTGAAGTTGTAGTTTGAAAAGAGTAGTGGTTAGGTAATACTAACATTCTCATGGTGGAGAATCAATCAGAATGCGTGAGGGGTTGTCTCTTACAGGAAGGAGATTCACTCCTCGGTGCCAAAACGACGACACATACTTGAGTAAGTTCGTAAATTGTTCTAGGTTTTCttttgaagttaaaaaaaattaattttttcttatgtTAGCCTCTGGATAACACCGAAATACTTGTAATGGTTAAATGACGAATGGGTTAGATAAGGTTTTAACATCTGATTGAATGTTGTTTAAATTAAGGAGCTGTGCCAAACTCAAGGAGAACCACGTCCATACCACAGTTGCATTTGCCATCAACTTTGCTTTCGCCCTTCATCCATGAACTTGCAGACCCAGAAAGACTGCTTTTACCAACGACTGTGTATACGTCAATTTATGCCCAGACATTTTCCCCTCTCGCTTTATCTTTAAGATTGGGAACAATGTCGATTCAtccttaaggtagcgtttgttttcggagACAATACAAAGATACATGGATAACGAATGTTTAGAATGTGTTTGGAGGCAGAGACATGGACACAGAATACATTGTCTCCAGgacactaatttttatttttgtgttcatccttttacgaaggacaatgatggacacgggatTTAAAGAGGTGGACACGAAATTTgttatcaaaattttttctttttcctatcaatatatattttttattattctactattatcttttcttatttttcctaaTTTTAGCTTCTTTTCTACATTGtaattcttctttttctacaTTCTTTTTTTCAGATACTCTCTTTTTTTGGTATAATTTCTTAGTTGAttggataattaatttattccttTTTATAGTTCATTCTCTTCTCTATGGCATGTTGTATTAATGGAGacttaatttacttttctactttatgttactttatttattcttaattttgttactttaatatcatttttatcttattggTTTGTAGACCaatttttcttgtaattttttgTACTCCTAcatactcttattttttattaaattaatttgtacttGATGTAAATAATTTGGAATGACTtgactattttagtcatttcgcATAATATTTGAGTTTTATCCATATCTATCCAAACATAATATAGGATATTACATTAGTGTTTTgtccatcatattcaaacacaatACACGAATATTGTTTCCGTCTTAGTATCATGTCCTGTCTTGTCTCCAAAAACAAACGCAACCTAATGAACATTTAGTTAGTATATTCCGTAACATTGACAGGAAGGCTAAATCACTAATGTCATCCATCCCTAATGGACATTTAGATAGTTTTGCCGAACGGAATGGATCATTCAGAGTTACAAATTAGTTTCCTAATGGACATTTAGATAGTTTTGCCGAACGGAATGGATCATTCAGAGTTACAAATTAGTTTCCTTTCTTTCGTGGTCAGATTTGTAATTATTTAAATCTTTCGGGGTCAGTTTtagtaatttattcttattatttattaGAGTATCGATCTTATCCTTATAGATACCCAATAAAAGTATCCTTTTATCTTAGAAAAGGGTACATAGGAAATATATCCAGAGAAATACTTCTCTTGCATAGGCACCAATTACTTGTGTTACTTGAGTTCTTAGGATTTCGCCCTTATGATTAAGGCTAGTAACATTGCTGTCTTGTGGAAGTTAAATTTTATTATCTGGACTAATGGATTGCTAAGTCAGTCTACACCAACACGAAGTCCACTTTACAATCACGTTGTCATATACAGGAGTAACAGGAAGGATCCCGAAAACAAAGCAATCGCTGTTAGACCATACCTCATCAACTCCTGCTCCCACCAATCCACTTCAAAAGAATATGCAACAGGAACATAATCATGGGGTTCAAGGCCTAGTTCTTCTTGTGCTGCTTTTAAATTCTCCTCAAAAGATTTCACActtccaatattcaaataaaatttatattgccCACCAGTTCCCTTCGCGGGGAGGGTTCCTTTGACAACTTCACTGTCTGTTTGGTTTCGTGGAGTATTCCTCACGTATATTTTGGCAACTGACTTATTTACTGACACAACAATATGGTCTACTAAACGTGGCTCCAAAAGCTCATATTTAAACTCCTAAAAGTTAATCTGCACATAGTCAAATTATTCCTGATGTCAGCACGAAATCCTAttacaaaaccaaagaaactaaCAAAATCAGACACGGAAAACCATCTTATAGCCAAGAGGAACAGTGGTGTATTCTCATCTTAAAAATCATGCAAAGTCATCCTTATTATAGCAAGCACTTCACAgctcaaacaaaattcaaaactagcaacaaacattaaaattattaatggaGCTTCAATACAAGAGTCCCTGAAAATAAAACTTCCAAGGGTACACGCATGCAAATGAGGATAAGGACTAAGGAGAAGACAAGGAATCAGCGAGGGCTCCTAATGATATAAAAAATGCAGGTCTCAGAAAAGATACTGATGTAGCATCAAAAGAATTCAGCAAACAACGTAGTGTGATGCATGATATAAAATAGCACCAGTTTTTATGAGCTCTGCTATTTCCATGTATCCCAATACATTGAAAGATGAAGACAATTGAGGCAAAATGTATCACTTATCTGGGCAATACATGGTGAACTTTTCATGCATTTGAAATCACTGATTTCATCAAATGAAAAGCAGGTATTTGTATATCTCAAGTTCTCAACTCAACCCAATTTCACTGATCCAACAAATTCAAACCAAGCAACAGGCACTGGTAATATCCTTACCTGTTGCCCTTCACGACGATAACATAATGCAACCGTGATTAGCACCATCaccaaagaagagataaaaagtaGCTTAAAGGGACAAAAGTAATCATTTCCGTGATCATCTGTATTTGTCTCTGGCTCTTCTGAAATTAGAAGGGGCAAATGTACACATTACAAAAGTTATAGCACGATACGCCAAAcccaagaagaataaagaaaaattaaaagagcaTCTACCAGTCCATAAGAACTACACAAAAGTTAAGCAACTGTTAACCTATTATTAGTTGATATTAGTGCACCAATCACACAAATTGCgatgatcaacttcacacaataaAAGCAATACAGACGCACGCAGTACACAGATGGCACAGCAAAAGCCCTAACTTACTCTTCTTCTTAGGTCCTTCGCTGAAAAACAACCGGTAATGAATCTTAGGGTTCGCCGGAACACACTTAAAATCAGGCAAACTGGAAAGGATTCCGTTTCCACGAGCTCTAGCATGAGCAACATATCCCCTGAAAAACCCTAATCCCAACTCTGTTCCTTGTGAATGCACATTCGTTCGCGTAGCTCCGAGAAGGGTTCCCAATTTCGCATCACCGCGCAAATATTCCTGCAATCCAAATCCAAAGTTGGAACTTTTACTCTATATTCTGAGGAGCAAACGGAACACGGATCGAAATAGGGGAAAAAAGGGGAGAAGGTTTCTTACTTTGGCGCGTGAAGAGCGCGAGAGTGAGCGCCCAATCCGTGAAAAAATCATGGTTGGAAGAAAACACagacagaggaagaagaagaattaagCATGAAGAGTGAATTGGATAGATCTAAACAAAGGATTTGGGAAAGAATGAGGAAGTGTGTTAATATCGGCAGTTTTATAACAGAGAATTAGAGATGCAGGATGCAGCATTTCGGCTATTTCTTATATCATATGCCTTTTGGTTAAAATTAGAGGCCCAGTTGACCCAATTCTTATACTATCTCTCTTTGTTCATGAACTACCTAACTGCCTTGCTAATTACTATCTGATATAGCTGCAGCCTGCATGCATGTCGCATGAAGTTGGGAGAGGAATGTTTAATTGGAGGAAATTATGGGGTGGGTTAGTAGAACCAATCTTATAttgtttatttaagtatttaaagTTAGTTTAGTTCACTAAATACTTAATACGATTAAATGATAGATTAAGAAAGAGAAGTGTTTagttattagaataaaaaaaagaaaaagtttagaAGAGAACACTTTTATTAAATTTGGTTAGTATTtgattagtaaaaaaataataattttatatcattagatataattttatatcattaaaaatattaataatgactaattaataattacaaattataaGATTTATTGGTCTCTTAACATTCTTCTaaataaaaattgatataatATATGTTTTCTTAAAAAGTTAGGtataatttttactatttatcaaaagcaattttatatataaagagagaaaaAACAGAACTTAGTTTTGATATGGAATTAATTTAAGGCTAAAAATTTTCGATATGAAACTCTTTTTAGAATTATTCTTAAAGATGGCAATGTGTAGTAGTGTTGAACAGCGAGGTAGAAGGTTCATTCTTCCCGCAATGggcgaaaaatttttttttttcttaaagttACACAAAAAGTATCTcgctaacactacaaaaaaatattGAGTATTATCGAAATTAGCACGGACTAATAGTATCGGATTTAACGGCAGGTTTTTTGacagaaaagagaaaaaattcgTCGCTATAAAAGATTACCGTCGGATTATAATTTCCGTCGTTAAAGCTGATGGTAAGTATTGGCGCGAAAATAGATGTCACACGTGGCAATGTTATCGTCGGTTTTAGCATCAAAAAGTTAGAAAATTCCAACGATATGAAGGTTTAATGAAACGCGCCGTTTAGGTGACGTACCATCGGATTAATCCGACGGAAATTTGACGGTAAAATTGATGCTAAATTCAAATGCGAAACCCTTTACCCTCACTTGTGCGAGTTCTTTCTCTCTCtaccgtctctctctctctctcgtcgcCTGCGCTCTCTCCGTCACCGTGTTGCTCCCACCGTCGTCGCCCCAAGGACaagtcgtcgtcgtcgtcgccgCCATTGCGCCTGGTGTAAGAACCGAGCTTAATTAATCGTTTAATTAAGTAATGAATATTGCCCAAATTAGGTTCTGAAaatttagagtgagaatttgaggatttaaatatgatttttggattcaATAGGTCtttttgagtcagaaaatgtattttcggTGAAAACCCGTAAAAAACCGCGAACCGCCAGtcaaaccggttcaagtctgcccggtactgcgcaagaaaaagtgaaaaaagtcaaaaaccttagaaaaatagtaGAAGTCGAAAACTGGgtgttaattttaaaagtttggcccgaagttggagCAAAcgagctaaaaacgctaacgggttggaccgggcccaagttgggcccaagcccaaaaTATATAAGAGCTTTAAGTAAACCTATTTCAGCAACAACACACTCAAAACACATACATACACAGCTGAAAGTGAAGGGGAAGAAGAAACCCCATGAACACTATTCACTCTCATCTTCTTGAGCCCATATCTTGAGCTatggagctccgatcgccgcaccgtttgcagctacgcgttccttgtgaagagctctacacaACCCATCCAAGAAACTGGAAAGGTAACCACAAAATCTTCTCagttcttctctccaaaatttcaaaaatttagggCTTTTGATTATAATGTGAATGAGGATTGATTATAATGTGATACATTTAATGttgaggttgagaatgatgaaatGTAAAGAAAAAAGTAGTAAGAATATTGCAATATGTTATAAAGGGTAGTTTTTTTTATGAGAAAtagagtttggaatggttttatttggttttggttggtttgagTTGTGAAAATGAGGAAAATTGTAAATTGTGAACTTTTGGTGAAAgttgatttttggtgaactttgtctgatcataacttatatctcagtttttaaaattggttgaaatttgtgTGAAATTAAATCTTATTGAAAACTCTTGAAATCAATATAAAGattgtaaaatttggatttttgtagaggaagttattaTCAATCAAAGTTTGgtgtaaaaatctgaaattctgcaaactggcagaattttgtgatttttggtatgtgcgcatgcacacgcAGAGGCAGGCAATCTGTTtagagcgctagcacagcttgtgcgcacaCATACCCAATGAACGTTTataacctgtgcgcacgcacaagttggAAAGGGCAGTGTGTTGAGggcgctagcacaccttgtgcgagcgaacagacCTTGCAAATTTTGGTACCTGTacatacgcacacctctatgtgtacgcacacttttaaaatcttcctgggcgtgcgcgcgcacacccctgtgtatgcacacgccctgtttcttaaatttaaactttgtttttaactatttcaccttcccaacaagattgtaagcttctataacaccattttaagactcttggacATAATTTTGGGTATGAGAACATGGGAAAGAACCTTTGAGATTTAGTTGatgttattttgaaaaattagaaaatggaggcttaggtttcgGGTGTATTGAGGATGGTTTGATGACGTGTGAAGAATGAAGAATgattgatatatgagatgagAACTGATGAACTGATGAGTTCGGAATGAGAATGTTGATTTGACAgtagttgagatgagtcgaggactcggaatgaaaatgttgatgtgacagtggttgagatgagtcgaggactcgaatgtgcaatgatgaatcattcatatattaaaaatattttctaaaaaaccactgaactactgttttatattgagaatatgagacgctatgcgctcgacagggatggtggttaatcccgcctatCGAGGTAGTGGCAGCGgtataaggacggtggttaatcccgcttacgttgggatgtgaggtctgaggcaagagtatcccactcgcaccctttcggatcaatagagcgtgTAGGCGCAAAATCTTGGACGGTATTtcgagcaccatatctcgggggttcccaatgatgattccgaagggcgacatctccatggaggtgtgtcgggttggcagttgaaccgacaatgtgatatcacagccagtaggacgggtattcatcatgtgcatcttctacctgtttgtttgctttgccgacttgtaattgtatgcctatTTGTATAATATGTTTAATTGCTACTTGAGttacttgccttatatgcttctacttgtggtttacttgcattgtatataattgtgctttctactgggattgaggaggctcggAAGGCGGTGGCAATAGGATCGCACGGAgaataggttggtgaaggctgtgggacagtggaGACTGTTAGTCTAGAAAATCCTTTAAAATAGATTACCCATTTTATATGCTAAGATTTTAAGTTTTGTTAAGGTTTTATAAATGCTTTACTACTTTAGTTATGCCTTATTAAGattgaaatcttgtgatggatatgaatcttaggattgcctttggcgtttcgaggtcttatatcctacatcactgggcactgttaccataccgagtacctccggttctcataccatatttctgttatgtttttcagatgcaggtcgtaacccacctcggtgagttgcttggatAGTGACAGAAGAGGAGGATCCTGTTACTCTTGGagccttttttatttgttttgtttatttatatatatctctcacttttgtattttttttctgccGTAGAGGCTTACattgagagagaaaaacttgtagaAGCTGATTTTACTGTCTGGTTCTGTATATCTGtatatagctagccggcttaaactccgcgagccgtggctagattttcatgatattatactattatttattatcttttgcTATATTTCATCTA
This genomic window contains:
- the LOC112788171 gene encoding uncharacterized protein — encoded protein: MIFSRIGRSLSRSSRAKEYLRGDAKLGTLLGATRTNVHSQGTELGLGFFRGYVAHARARGNGILSSLPDFKCVPANPKIHYRLFFSEGPKKKKEPETNTDDHGNDYFCPFKLLFISSLVMVLITVALCYRREGQQINF